In Candidatus Margulisiibacteriota bacterium, a genomic segment contains:
- a CDS encoding HU family DNA-binding protein, translated as MTKAELVEKMAKDADISKAAAGKALDSLIDAIVKTVKKGNKVALVGFGTFAVSKRKARTGRNPQTGATIKIAARKVPRFSAGKAFKDAVK; from the coding sequence ATGACAAAAGCAGAGCTGGTAGAAAAAATGGCAAAGGATGCCGACATCTCGAAGGCAGCAGCAGGAAAGGCGCTTGATTCCCTGATTGATGCAATCGTCAAAACCGTGAAGAAGGGCAACAAGGTTGCATTGGTCGGTTTCGGTACTTTCGCAGTATCGAAAAGGAAAGCACGGACAGGCCGCAATCCGCAGACAGGAGCGACCATCAAGATTGCTGCACGGAAAGTCCCCCGGTTCTCAGCCGGTAAGGCATTTAAAGACGCAGTAAAATAG